attttttatataatttcaaaaaaaatgctttgtaaagtaaaaaaaatatttttaaacattaagtaatttcaataaaattttgtaacataaaaaaatgcatctattaaattataattttctaatgctaaaaattaatattaatatttcaccataaatttaaaagaatacgaaaaattaaataaatgaaaaaaaaactgagACAAGCTAAAAAGTGGTAACCCTAACAGTTTTTGGTATTCCCTAGTGCTATTTGATATCCTCTCATAATTTTTTGATACTTTCTTATTGTCCCTTTATAATTTTtgatatttccttttttttttaattcctcaTGATTTTTGGtggtttctcaattttttttttatatttcatcgTAGTTTTTGGTGGTTCCTTCTGTTTTTTTTGGGTACtttcttatatttattttgtaatatatatcataaaattttttatttccttaAAATATTTAGTATTTCTTCATAATTTTTAGTATACCTTCAAAAATTTTTTATGGTTTCAAAATAATGATTTGGTACGAGATATAGTTTTGgagtaaaaaatattaattttaaatattaataaaatttaatggaATTACGGGAggtaaagaaataaatgaaacaaatttaatAAGACAAACCAATATTGGTAGTCctcatttatttttttgatattctGTCGTAAATTTTTGGtactttcaaatatatattttttctgtaATTGTCATATATTTTTGGTATTCTTTCATAATTTTTGGAGTAATAGAAACATGAAAgactgaaaaaaaaataaagtgagTACAAAACATTACAAGGAACTACCAAATACTATTTCGTTTTATAAaatttgctttatttatttattgttaaaatttaaatattattactataaataacaAACAAAATTTATTAGTAtgcaaaaaatatttattttatacaaaaaaattaatattcaagttaaaattttattttaaaaatatatcagAAATTCTGATGACATACTAAAAATTAAGAGGGAATATTTTTAGAATGAATATCCAAAATTACGAGAgaatttattattcaaatattttagGTAACCCATTTACAAATTGAAGAGAGCCCGTGGCAAGCTCAGTATAATGAGATTTACGTagaatttgagtaaaaatatggttgacaaaattcataataattaataataaccataaatataactatattttctataaatattattttaaaaataaatgatgaGATAAGAGAAGTTTTGAGTggtaaatttttttccaaaaactcgTGATTCTTATTCAATactccataaaattttaatactagTGTGATATTTTTTAAACGTGTTGTTggtcaaatatttttaaaaatcccTGTAcatgagtttttgatgaatttagtCAATCATTTTCTTGAAATATGGTTTGTTAAATAATTTGACctgatttattttaatatttttgtatggCTAGATAAAGTTAATTGGAGAactaaaaacatatatttcaaaAACCAGAGATAAAAATGATCAATtataataaaaatggttaatccATAAAAAAACCCATAATCCAAGGACTTTGAATTAAATTCATCCTTTTTGTTATTTATCGTTACTAAATCGGTAGTGAGTGACAAGAAACTCGGGGAGCTCGAGAAAGGAAGAAAACCGACACGTGGCAGTATAATGAGAGAAAAAGGTGACGACTTTGTAGTGACCACTAATCCAACAGTTCAGATCTTGCCATCTCGGTTTAAGTCAATAATAACCGTCGGATCGAGAGAGGATGAACAGTTTGGATTCGAGCATGATTGCAGTCAGGGATCGTGGCCGTCCATTAGGGTTAGTAGTGGGTTTCGTTGAGTAATAAAATATAGCGAAAAGATGATGATGAGATTAGAACATTAAAAAAAAGgtggaaagagagagagagagagagagagaggggagaAATAAGAGAAAGCTAAGATCTTTGATAACTATAGTGAATCGGTTTTCTCACCGGAGATAATCGCCGGAGCTTCTTTCCGGTGAATTATGGTATATTTTGCCGTCTGACTGACGAGTGTCATGCAATCAGTCTTGTTTCTTTAATAATTAgtggtttatttaatttattatcagCAAGACGAGTTAATTTTACAGAGATGGATAGAACCAGAGAAGCGAGGAGAGTCAGTATGGCGTCCGCCGCCACGACCAATGGCCTTTCACGGCGGCGTCATAGGACTAGCTCTCTCAGAGACTCCCCAGGTTATTTTGAAATCAGATCTGGCTTTTCATTTATTCTTCTTCTCTAACGATGTCGTTTTAGTGATTTcctgattttgtttttttttttttggattgcaGAGGAAGACGGACCGGTGGAGACGCATGAAACGGCGCGTTTAAGGGATCGAAAGAAGGACAGAGATAGGGAACGAGAAAGATATAGAGAAAGGGAAAGAGATCGGTTGAGTAGAACCAGTAAGAGAAGAAGAGGCGATAGATTGATGAGTAATAGAGGAGATGGAGGTGATGGTACTTCTGAAGAAAGCGTAAACGATGATGAAGATGACGACGACGAAGACAGCGGCGGAACCGGCGGTGTTGGCTCTGTTCGGACGGTTTCGCCGAACATCATCGCTGGGTCTTTGTCGATGTCTAATCATCATCACCATAACCATCATCACCACCAGCTGCAGCAACATCAGCAGCATCAACATCGAAAGAGTTTTCCACCGCCGGTGAAAGTTATTAGAACAACACCATCGGCGGGGATGACTGCCAGTATGACAACGAGTACGTCTACATGGAAACCGGCCGATGAAATGATTGGTGTATCGGTGCCTAGAAAAGCTCGGTCAGGTAGAGGTGGAAGAGATTAACGAAATTCtggtttttttttctcattttttgttCTGTATTTTTGTTCTTTTCAATTACTGATTTCTTGTATTTTCTCCCCTTTTTAATCTTCTCTTTTGTAGCTACTAAAAGGTCTCATGAATGGGCATCAAGCGGCGGCGGCGGCGTTGGTGTTTTAGGCGGTGAACAAATTCACCGTCAAGCTTCAACTTCGCCGGTAAGGACAGGTGTAACCGGGGCGTTGACGTCACCATCTCCTGCTCCGGCCTCTCCATCTTCTTCCAGTGCTTCTATGAGGAAGAAGATGGTCAGTTTTCTCATTAAAATCTTCCTCTTAATTCTTTTGTTTTCTGGGGTTTCGCTTATGTTCAATTCAGTGACAAAGGTTTTGTTTCTGATGTAGAAGCCTAATGCTAACGGAACAAAGCAAAGGCCACCGAAGTCGTCGTCGAAATCTTCGTCTTCAGCTCAGGAGGAGATTGAGATCGAGATTGCTGAGGTTTTATATGGTATGATGAGACAGCCACAAGTCCCATCTAAGCAAGAAATAATCGGGAACGATTCGGCCAAATTTGATTCAAGAGAAGTTAATAAACCCAATAATGACTCTAAATCAGTCGTCTCTTCGCCGATCTCCATCTCCCCATCAACTCTTCCTCAATCATCCTCTATTTTGCCTTCATATTCTAGCTCCTCTGCTACTCCTATGTCTGCAATTGGTTCGTAACCTTCAGCTTTAGAAGGAAACGCAAGCCTTTTTTTGCCTTTTTGAGCAATTGACTAACTGATATTGATTTGGGTGTATATTCATTTTGCAGCTCCAAAGAGGAAAAGACCAAGACCGGTGAAGTATGAGGATGAGAATACGACTACAACGACACCTCCACCTCCTATTTTCCCTCCTAGACATAGTTCCATTTCATCTACTACAACTAAGGTTGAAATTGATCAACCAGCTAAAGTTGAAGCAACTTCTCCCAATTTGGAGAAAAATTCAGGACCCGTGGCTGAAAATGATAGCGGTGCTTGCGATTTGATGAGTTCTTCAAAAGCTGGACCAGTTTCATCAGAGTTGGTTCAAGCGGAACCAGTGAAAGAAGAGAAGAATAATTTGGCACTGGATTCTAAGCCTTCGACTGAAGAATCTGAGAGTAGAGATATCGGTATCGGTAATAAAGAAGAGTCTCAATCGCCAAAGAAGGAATCTTTATCATCTCCTGCTGATAATCCTTCTTCCGCTGGTCTGCCATTGGATGACGAGCGTGAGAAATCGACAGTGACAAAAGCGTGAGCATTATCCCCTTTTacccatttcttctttttttttctttttgaaggtTCGGAAAATTTCTTATTTGGAAATTTCGTGTTTCAGGAATTCAACAGTTTGTGAGAATGAGAGTCAGCGGGAAGAGAAGTTCCAGATAGATCTGATGGTGTGGATcctgtttttattaaaagatccAAGCGTTTTCTCCCCCTTCAATTATTGACTAtgcatttcctttttttttttttggtgtttaggCACCTCCTCCATCTAGATCATCTCCAGAAAGGGAAGGTGAGACTGATGTTGGGGCTTCAGATCCTAAGCCAGTGGCCGCAGATGTGGAATTGGTGAGTCACCTAGCTTTCACCTATCTTTTGGTATGGTGTTGCATAAAAAATTGAAGGTTTTTCGCTTGTTTGCATGTGCAGGAGATGAAGTCTTTGGTGAATGAAGATGACAAAAGAATGAAAATTGGGAAGGGAGATGTGAATGTGGAAGTTGAGGATAACAATAAGAAGGCCCAACCTAGTGCTGAAGAAGCTGATTCGCAGAAGCCTGTTGTAAATAAAGAAAGGAATCTTGATCTCCAGCTTGATTTGGAGAAATCTGACAGAGATAGTGGTTCAGGTAGTGTTAGTGGGAACAAGCTCAACCACCATGTTCAAAAGCTACATCATCAACATCCTAGTGTAGAGAAAACTGGTAAAattgactttattttttttaaagaagaaattttcccttctttttctctcTGGGAAAATTTCCCTCTCCTTTTGTTGCTAAtctagaggtttttttttttccagCACATTCTGGTTCTTTACCTTTGCCGATGTCAATTGCTAGCTGGCCTGGTGGACTTCCTCCAATGGGGTATAGCTGGGTTGATTTGATATTGGTTTTCTACCATTCTGGCATTTATAGATCCAAATAAGTGGTTTAGATGTTATAATGGAGAGGATGGggcatgaattttttttctttttttccttagCAGATACATGGCTCCTCTACAAGGTGTTGTATCCATGGAGGGGAGCGCTGTGTCTTCAGCTGCTATCCAGGCATGTCGCTGTGTTTTTTTATGTTCGTAGCTCttgatttcttatttttatttattttactaatttatcttgaaattttggaCTTTTTCAGCCTCCACATTTGCTTTTTTCTCAACCGAGGCCAAAGAGATGTGCAACCCATTGCTACATTGCACGGAATATTCACAAGCACCAGCAAATGATGAAGATGAATGCTTTCTGGCCGGCAGCACCTGGTTCAGCTTCACTGTATGGCCCAAAGGCTTGTAATCTAAATGTTGTACCGCCTTCAGAATTGCATGGAAACATTCCTGGGAGAGGGGTGAATTCTGTGCAAGAGAAGGGGCAGGGTCTTGCAATTTTTCCTGGTCATGTGTGCAAAGATAAAAGTTCTACGGCTGCTAACAACATGGTGGATGCCGCACAGAGAAAGCAAATAATGCTCCAGCAAGCTCTACCCCCAGGAGCACCCAATAATATCATGGTAGGCTTTTGGCCAGAAAAAAAAAGGCCTCTTTTTTCTTGTCTGATTTGTATGCAGTGTCGTTATAATTGCACAATTATATCTCAACTGtccttttgaaaattttcttgttgGTTATTCAATTTCAGCAAGGCCCTGCTTTTATTTTCCCATTGAACCAGCAGGCTGCTGCAGCATCTGTCCGACCTGGGTATGTGAAATCTCCTCCTGCTGCTTGTAGCACAGCTGCATCGAGTACATCTAACTCTGCCTTACTAAGTGCCACCCCAGCTGGTGCAACTGCAGCCCCGGCATTTAGCTTCAACTACCCAAATATCACAGGCAATGAAACTCAATACTTGGCAATTCTGCAGAATAATCCCTATCCATTTCCAATTCCTGCACATGTTGGGGCGCCACCTGCTTATCGTGGGAATCATGCTCAACCTATGCCTTTTATTCATGGATCTTTCTATTCTTCCTCTCAAATGCTTCACCCTTCACAGCTtcaacaacagcagcagcaacagCCACCCACACAGTTTCAACAAAGCCAACAAGGTCATCAGAACACTAGCATGTCCAGTGGTTCATCCTCCTCCCAGAAGAATTTGCAGAACCAGCAGCAGAGGTCACATGGAGGTGATGTCAGTAGTGGCAGTGGAAACTCTCAAGTGTTTCATGCCTCTAAAAAGGATTCACCTCATCCCTTACAACTATGGCAACAGCAGCAACAGCCGAGTCAGAATGATTCTCATCAACCTAGGCAACTTGATGGTGAATCAGATGGCAAAGATGGCCCATCAACTGCTACTGATAGCAGAGTATCTCGTTCAAATATGAATATCTATGGTCAGAATTTTGCTATGCCTGTACAGCCTTCAAACTTTGCTTTGATGACCGCTGCTTCAATGAATTCTGGTGGTAATTATGGGGAAAAGAAGCAACAGACACAGCAGCAGTCACAACAGCTAGGCTCAAAGGCTGGAGTCGAGCCTCTTGCATCTCAAGCTTTTGCAATGTCATTTTCATCTGCTAATGGTACTACTGCTCCTGGCCTTGGTATTTCTTCCCTAGCACCGAATCATGCAATTCTTCAGAGCCATCCAGGAAGTACAAGGCAAGGCTATCAGCATATTATGGCTGCTCAACAGAAGAAGGATAATTATCATGCTTATGAAGAAGGGAAGCGTGGAACTCATGATGCATCCAATGTGCAAGAAGAAAAGAAGGCAGGAAAAAGTTCAGGCACCGCTGGGCAGTCCATTGCCTTCTCCAGGCCAAATATGCCTGATTCAAGTGATTCCACTCTTGCAGGCAAAGATGTCATCGATAGTTCTATCTGTACGCTTGGCTCTGCTCCTGCTCGAACTTCAGGGCCTGTTATGCCCGCTTCAATCGTTAGTGTTAATGTTGCTAATGCGCAGCAGCAACTTCAGCGGAATCAACAGCAGCAGCTCCAATTCGGGACTGCTTCTGCTCCTCGGAGTAAGACACCAGCAACAAGTAATGGAAGTGCTTACCCTGATCACTTTCACTCTTCATCTATAGCTGCCAAGTTTTCGAATGTGCTGTCTGCATATCCTCAAAATCTAATACAAAGCAGCAGCAGTCCTGCTCAGTCTCCTCAATGGAAGAATTCTGTGAGGACAACTAGCTCTCAAGTTCCTTCTCAATCTCTACCATCAACTTCATCCCTCAAGAATATTTCCCAGCAACAAGGTCGGCCACAGCAAAGCCCCACACAGATTTCTTTTGCTGCTAATCCTAAATCACCACAAGGTCAACAGCCTCTTAGTAGCACTCCTTCCCCTTCTCCAATGATGGTTGGCTCTCCCACAACTTCGCTCTCCAGGAGTGCTGGTGGTAGCCCAAGGACAACAGGTTCCTCTTCCACCAGCAACAAAGGTGGCCAAGCATCTGGTTTATCATCCCAACAAGCTAAGAACTCACCGACTGTGCCTAGTCAGAAGTCATCTCCTATTGGTGGGAGTAATGTGCCATCTGTCCTGGGAAACCCTCACATAAGTTCATCTTCAAATATGGGAGCCAAGCCTCAAGTGGCACTACAGCATCAGCAACATCAAAAGCATTCACTTCATCAAGGGCAGCTGTTCTTCCCAAATGCTTACATGCAGGCTCAAGCTCAACATTCACCAAGTTCGACAACACCTGCAACAACAGCAAGTGCATATTATGTTCAAAGACAACAGCAGACTCTACCTCTGGGTTCATCAACAACTTCATCAACTTCGATGTTATCGTTGTGTTCTCCGGTTACTCTTGCCAACAGCGGCACCACCGACCCTGCAAAAGCTGTAGCAGCTGCTGTGGCAAGCAACATGAAAGGTGGGTTGGCATCCCAGGGACTTATCAATCCTGCACAATTTGCTTCTCCACAATCCACTGGAAAGTCACATCAGCTGGTACCAGGCTTCCCATGTGTTCATGCTGTCCCTTCGGCTGTTCAGGTAAAACCAGCAGAACAGAAACAACCTGCTGGTGAGTAAAATTCTCCCCTTTTTTGCTTCAATATTGCTTCCCCCGTATAGTGAACAAGAAGAAGAAGGTACGGAATGAAAACCGAATCAATGATATCGGGGGGCGGGGGGGACCAAATCATGAAAGATAAACTGGTTTCTTGCCCAGAAAGGACAGCAGCAGCCAAAACAGGAGGATATGAAtgaagctatatatatataatgtggcTTAGAACTCACTCAACCCACAATTTTGCAAAGTGATGGGGGAAAGATTTTCTTTGTGGAATGTGCTTACTCATGTGTATCCACCAAACATGTAGACTTTTGTTTATAATCTTTGACATGGTTGATCCCTGATAtgcattttgtaattaaatttgattGGTTTGATGAGGCAGATGATGgaggattaaaaaaaaaaagaaaaagaaaggaaaggttGCCAAAATATTTTGTAgggcaaagaaaaaaaagatggtaGGGGGGATGAGGAAAAGCAGACAACTTTTCCATCTTTTGGGGCTATATTGTAGgggttcttttttctttctttcttttattgtttGAAATTTCCAGAAAAGAAATCAGTAAACAAATCTTTGGAACATAATGATGCTAAACTGAATGGTGTATATGTGTGACACATATTAAAGATCACATATTTTTGTCTCCTTTTTGATTATTATGTAAAACATGCCACTTAGGCCTTGGCTTTGATTCCATCCCTTTTGGTTTGATCTTTTACTGTCCTcttaattgataaaattgaaAGCAAAGAGAGATGATGATTTGGTGAAAAGGAGCTATGGATAGGATGATATTTGTTGTGGGAGGATGGGATGAGGTGGCTAAACTTAAGCCTGCCACTTACCACCATCAAAAGCAAATCGACTTTGTATTATTTTTGAAGTGTGGGGCCCATTCCCATTTCTCTTTTTTCATTGACAAACAAAATCAGATTGTTTTGAGTTTGCCTTGTGATGCCCACCTctttacttaattattttaataaatatttccGGATTTATAATATTCAACATTCTCTCCACTACTTCCACGTCACCTTAATGCACACTTAACTATAATCATCATTTGATAATTACAAAATTGACGTGGTATTTTATGTTCCCAAAATTGCCCTCCGCCTCCCTTCAAAGCAGAAGACAAGTAGCTACTTCCTTACCTGTAAGGATGACTTTTCATGATGCTCTTCTTCACACGTGTTCacattcctttcctttttctcctTTACTTGTCAACCCATTTTTAACCAAGTTATAATTCTATATAAAtctaattttaccatttcaactgTTTTTAATTTGCATTTAACTTCCGTATGGGGTCTTGTTGTCTCCAATACCTCTGCTGCTGAAAggctttatttcaatttttaatttcccatttttattatctttattaaatgatattgtgtttcaataaaaaaaatattactttttaaaagCTGTTAAATATATGGTTATAATTAATCATTACATACTGCTGGACTTAAACATAACATCTTAAACTTTCTAATATTCAAAATTATTAGTATCacaaatgtaataaaataaattatataacatgtgaTCAAGGTATTTCATGATGTGGGAATGGGGCCACTTCccaaaaagaacaaataaatcAAATGGCTTCTTAATATAACATTAACTTAATCCATCATTTCACTATATTTATGTGGACAGTTGCAACTAGGTGAATGTATTCACAGGTCGCTTTATTAtaggaattttattaaattaattcttttatttaaattaatattaatataatacatgtagtgaaaaaaattaaattataatataaaacataatataatttaaatatataaataattgatatgttaaaaatcttaatatttgatacactgacagtgtattttttatttgataaatagttttaaaaaatagtcATGTctcttttttgtttaaaaattttactatacTCTAATAAAACAACACTTGTCAATCTTTTGACCCTATTTGTAGGGTTTAAAAATTTCACTCACAGCataccaaatatttttttatattaaaatggtTAACAATTGACGTTTATTTCAAGAAGTGGTAAAAACTTTTATCAGACACTTAGATGATTTGATTCAAATAATGTAATTGATAAAACAAACcatattaaaatgtttaaaaatatataaaaacatcatatatatatatatcaaattataattaacatattaaaatggtttaatccctctatttttttatactctttgaatttttaaaatttaatccctctatttttattttttaggataGCCCATTTATTTGTCTTAACATCATTAatggatttttcttaaattttcattaaattttttattttaattgataataagtattcaaatttaacataaattaattACCAATGTtactaatttgattttattttttaaatcaaacaagtataatagttaattttttaaaatcaaaagtagagatactaaattaaaaaaaatgaaaagtacaCATACCGGGGACAAAAATaaacctattaaaataaaaataaataatattaatatgcaGGATGAACTCAAAACTAGAGGAAGaaaatatttgttgtttttggaaAAGGGTCCTACAAAAAGGAATCATTAAACGGAAAAGAGTGATTGGGcgaaaaaaagaaacaagtaaACGAGTGCCccccaaattattatttttaatcaaagcCTCTTTCACATTCGTGACACGTGTCTGTTGTAGAATAGCTAAAACATccggttttattttaatttatttttggtcaATTATAAATcagaatttgaaattaaatcaagttttttttttggtcggctttttttactaaaatattacgaaaataataatattttattaaaataagggtAAAATATTTAGTATACTTTTAGACTCTATAAATATGATTAGAATGTTGACAAGtgtcttataaaaatataataaaatatttaaaacaggAAGACATATGACAATTTTTTAGAAttgtttgtgaaataaaaaagatACAGCTAGTGTACCAAATATTAACCGTGACATATGTCattttttagaaataattatattgataatttattataTCCTTATAGAATATTTGTCAAACTCCTGATCATTCTTGTAGAGTTTAAAGACTACACAGATAATgtaacaaatattttctcaaaaataatatgttttgaatagtactttgaatttttatattttaatatccaAATGGTCATTATTGATTGCGAAATTGGATTCCAAGGTGATAGAGATTTTTTATCTTTATCAGATTGATATCTAACCTGCCAAGAACCCAAATCGTCAGGTTTAATATTCTCAAACCACTATCGGTAGAGataatttaatgttaaatttactttaaaaaaaactgTTCATTTCATATTATATTGGTAAATAATTTTAAggcatattatttaaaattttataatatttaagtaaaagaATATTGTTTTGTCCCTATATCGATGATGGCTAGATAATATGTTGATTTAGGGGTGGCACAAATCTTTGAAACCGATAGTTTTGAATTGCCTTGAGCTATTGGgacaattattttattaaaaaaattgggttTCGGATTGATTTTTCAATTAGAATTTTCAGAGTCGATTCTTTATGTAAAAATTGTCTTGCTTGCCTCCGTATCTTTAAGAAAGCAACCTCCTTTTTACTgctataactatttttttttatgtattttaaattttaaattttataatgatttataacatgtttttttttaattttatgtatttcTTTATAATTCTTTTAGCTTTacagaaaattttataatatttatttaatttaattttgtaaaattaaatttatttttgagacAGATGGGGAAAGTTATTTCATAGTCAAAGGACAAAACAAAAGTTCTTAATAGAACTAAAATCAATGTGCGAAAATATACggcaaattatatatatttattcaattataaaaaaaattattttagatatttaaaataaaaaaattataatttaaatattcacATTCATTTTGACCGTTTCcattaaaaactttaataaaaatatgacataacaTTTTTTTTGACACGAGAATCAATCATTAAATATCATACTATACAATTTACCTTTGCATACTACTTAAGCGGATTAAAATATAATCTACACAATAATAATTATTAACCAAAATAAACCATCTTGTTATTTTCTCGGTTTGGGTTCCGAACCATCCCAGCAGTCGCTGACCTAGCCCCGTCCTAAGTTGTCTCCTCCCAATCGACTCAACCGCTGCTTCCCCGCTCTGCTCAGTTATCCAATTCCGGTATTTTCAAGTGACTTGTTGTTTTCGAGATACAACTCTGTCAAAGCTTCTAGATTACCTAAACTAGAAGGAATTGCTCCTTCAAGCTTGTTGTTTTCAAGTCCTTTAGAGGGAGACCAGATATTCCATATTGGGTGGTATCTCCCCACCTAGTTGGTTGTTTTGCAGCCTTAAAAATCCAAGTATAGGCATGTGACCAAaatttgatcgaaaaaggtatCTCTCCCTCTTGATGATTAGCATCCAAATACATGACTAAAATGAATGTTAGATTGTTTATTGAAGCTGGAATTTCCCCACACAAAAGATTCTTTGAAAGAATTGGCATGAAGGTAAATGCGTAAGGTTTGTCAAGTTAATATGACCAATGAGGGAATTGGCACGAAGGTAAATGCATGAGGTGAAGCAGGAATACTACCAGTGAATCTATTTGAATGAAAAAGTAAAGCATTGACATTTTAAGACAACCAAGGGTAGGAGGAAGAAACCCAGATAATCTTTTCTCATGCAACTGAAGTTCTTCAAGTTTTAAAAGCTCGCCAATGCTTTCCGGCACTGACCCTCTCTAGGCCCGGCCTTGGGGTTGTTTCAGAGTACAGCTGCCGAGGGCCCAAGGCTGGAAGGGCccaaaaaaactatttttttcagcttttaatgtcggaaattttttttttagatttttcatCATAAATGTTTCATCTCCTAGgcccccaaaatttttaatttttattgtattacattttataacttttttaaaatggAACCAATTTTTGTTTCGTCTAAGGTCCAAAAATATCAAGAACGGGCTTGACTCTCTCATCTTGTTTCCATAA
This window of the Gossypium hirsutum isolate 1008001.06 chromosome A09, Gossypium_hirsutum_v2.1, whole genome shotgun sequence genome carries:
- the LOC121203125 gene encoding protein TIME FOR COFFEE isoform X4, producing MDRTREARRVSMASAATTNGLSRRRHRTSSLRDSPEEDGPVETHETARLRDRKKDRDRERERYRERERDRLSRTSKRRRGDRLMSNRGDGGDGTSEESVNDDEDDDDEDSGGTGGVGSVRTVSPNIIAGSLSMSNHHHHNHHHHQLQQHQQHQHRKSFPPPVKVIRTTPSAGMTASMTTSTSTWKPADEMIGVSVPRKARSATKRSHEWASSGGGGVGVLGGEQIHRQASTSPVRTGVTGALTSPSPAPASPSSSSASMRKKMKPNANGTKQRPPKSSSKSSSSAQEEIEIEIAEVLYGMMRQPQVPSKQEIIGNDSAKFDSREVNKPNNDSKSVVSSPISISPSTLPQSSSILPSYSSSSATPMSAIAPKRKRPRPVKYEDENTTTTTPPPPIFPPRHSSISSTTTKVEIDQPAKVEATSPNLEKNSGPVAENDSGACDLMSSSKAGPVSSELVQAEPVKEEKNNLALDSKPSTEESESRDIGIGNKEESQSPKKESLSSPADNPSSAGLPLDDEREKSTVTKANSTVCENESQREEKFQIDLMAPPPSRSSPEREGETDVGASDPKPVAADVELEMKSLVNEDDKRMKIGKGDVNVEVEDNNKKAQPSAEEADSQKPVVNKERNLDLQLDLEKSDRDSGSGSVSGNKLNHHVQKLHHQHPSVEKTAHSGSLPLPMSIASWPGGLPPMGRYMAPLQGVVSMEGSAVSSAAIQPPHLLFSQPRPKRCATHCYIARNIHKHQQMMKMNAFWPAAPGSASLYGPKACNLNVVPPSELHGNIPGRGVNSVQEKGQGLAIFPGHVCKDKSSTAANNMVDAAQRKQIMLQQALPPGAPNNIMQGPAFIFPLNQQAAAASVRPGYVKSPPAACSTAASSTSNSALLSATPAGATAAPAFSFNYPNITGNETQYLAILQNNPYPFPIPAHVGAPPAYRGNHAQPMPFIHGSFYSSSQMLHPSQLQQQQQQQPPTQFQQSQQGHQNTSMSSGSSSSQKNLQNQQQRSHGGDVSSGSGNSQVFHASKKDSPHPLQLWQQQQQPSQNDSHQPRQLDGESDGKDGPSTATDSRVSRSNMNIYGQNFAMPVQPSNFALMTAASMNSGGNYGEKKQQTQQQSQQLGSKAGVEPLASQAFAMSFSSANGTTAPGLGISSLAPNHAILQSHPGSTRQGYQHIMAAQQKKDNYHAYEEGKRGTHDASNVQEEKKAGKSSGTAGQSIAFSRPNMPDSSDSTLAGKDVIDSSICTLGSAPARTSGPVMPASIVSVNVANAQQQLQRNQQQQLQFGTASAPRSKTPATSNGSAYPDHFHSSSIAAKFSNVLSAYPQNLIQSSSSPAQSPQWKNSVRTTSSQVPSQSLPSTSSLKNISQQQGRPQQSPTQISFAANPKSPQGQQPLSSTPSPSPMMVGSPTTSLSRSAGGSPRTTGSSSTSNKGGQASGLSSQQAKNSPTVPSQKSSPIGGSNVPSVLGNPHISSSSNMGAKPQVALQHQQHQKHSLHQGQLFFPNAYMQAQAQHSPSSTTPATTASAYYVQRQQQTLPLGSSTTSSTSMLSLCSPVTLANSGTTDPAKAVAAAVASNMKGGLASQGLINPAQFASPQSTGKSHQLVPGFPCVHAVPSAVQVKPAEQKQPAGE